In Silene latifolia isolate original U9 population chromosome 3, ASM4854445v1, whole genome shotgun sequence, a single window of DNA contains:
- the LOC141648681 gene encoding uncharacterized protein LOC141648681: protein MQITETNPYARFFRSLRELPVNKETQILLNKNTTLDQRVYNAPTSDEVAVIWTDNSSSSESSTPYITVTAKDNRAHRIMHYYGCYDPLQYPLLFPSGECGWVQGLRKTSPSVLGNREIDIPPGRSILQLPQIVEGLIEDESRRAEQGYGPKDKVISCRQYYSYKLQNRPGNMLLRAGMCLQQYIVDMYVKIENTRLDYFRNNQETIRAELYQGIIDTVETGECRAIKVGKRVILPPTFLGGPRDMKKRYLNSMALVHRFGKPDLFITMTCNAGWPEIKDQLAPGEEAHNHPDLVARVFRAKLLALKKQIVEKHIFGEVAAYVYVVEFQKRGLPHVHFLIILKDGYRLKCPADFDKFVCAEIPNTNNPSLRKTVLKHMMHGPCGTLNPKCSCMKHPKTPGKCKYEYPKSFTPATTTNIAGYPEYRRRDTGDTALIRKHRLDNRWVIPYNPYLLALFFATECRNEISQFQSGRWVSPCEAAWRIFGFDLFETHPPVMPLQVHLPNMKTIRLRTTDNLADEKKARTPLTEFFRKSATKGCPRLLYAEFSEHFRWDTGTQTWEERRNKVIVIGRLVFVAPAEGERFFLRLLLLHIRGPTLFEALKTVRGYTCATFQDAALRHGLLEEEGRLASCVWQRHVQYRCLHHSDAYSRPCSSFRIQRIHVCYGPDIMSHYQKTLVTNIRINHKE, encoded by the exons atgcaaattacCGAGACAAATCCTTATGCACGTTTTTTCCGGTCATTAAGAGAACTACCTGTAAACAAAGAGACCCAAATACTGTTAAACAAAAACACCACGTTAGATCAACGGGTGTATAATGCTCCCACATCCGACGAGGTTGCTGTTATTTGGACCGACAATTCATCATCAAGCGAATCTAGCACTCCGTACATAACTGTCACTGCAAAAGATAACCGGGCTCACAGGATTATGCACTATTATGGGTGTTATGATCCTTTACAGTACCCCCTCCTATTTCCATCTGGGGAATGTGGATGGGTACAGGGTTTAAGAAAGACCAGCCCAAGTGTGTTAGGCAACAGAGAAATAGACATACCACCTGGCAGGAGTATCTTACAACTGCCACAGATAGTTGAAGGGCTAATAGAAGACGAATCACGCC GTGCAGAACAGGGTTATGGGCCTAAGGATAAGGTTATATCATGCCGGCAATATTACAGCTACAAGTTACAGAATCGCCCTGGGAATATGCTTCTAAGAGCCGGCATGTGTCTCCAACAATACATTGTCGACATGTATGTTAAGATCGAGAACACAAGGCTAGATTATTTTAGAAACAATCAAGAGACGATAAGAGCTGAATTATACCAAGGAATTATTGACACTGTCGAAACTGGAGAATGCCGTGCAATCAAAGTAGGTAAGCGGGTCATTCTACCACCAACATTTTTGGGTGGCCCTAGAGACATGAAGAAGAGATATCTTAATTCAATGGCCCTGGTACATAGGTTTGGAAAACCTGATCTCTTTATCACAATGACGTGCAACGCTGGTTGGCCTGAAATTAAAGACCAGCTCGCTCCAGGAGAAGAGGCGCACAACCATCCCGATTTGGTTGCAAGAGTTTTCCGGGCCAAACTCTTAGCCCTTAAGAAACAAATTGTTGAAAAGCACATCTTTGGAGAGGTAGCTGCTTATGTGTACGTCGTTGAGTTCCAGAAAAGAGGGCTACCTCATGTTCATTTCCTCATAATACTTAAAGATGGGTATAGGCTGAAATGTCCTGCTGATTTTGACAAATTTGTGTGTGCTGAAATCCCAAACACAAATAATCCTTCTCTACGCAAGACTGTGCTAAAACACATGATGCATGGTCCGTGCGGCACGCTGAATCCTAAATGCTCCTGCATGAAGCATCCAAAAACCCCTGGCAAGTGCAAATATGAGTATCCTAAATCCTTTACACCTGCCACTACAACCAATATTGCTGGCTACCCAGAGTATAGAAGGCGGGATACGGGAGACACAGCTCTCATTCGGAAACACAGACTAGATAACAGATGGGTAATCCCTTATAACCCATACTTACTAGCCCTGTTTTTCGCCACTGAATGTCGAA ATGAAATTTCACAATTTCAATCAGGAAGATGGGTATCTCCCTGTGAAGCAGcctggcgaatctttggtttcgatCTGTTTGAAACACACCCGCCAGTAATGCCTCTCCAAGTGCATTTACCCAACATGAAAACGATACGCCTGCGTACTACTGATAATTTGGCCGACGAGAAGAAAGCACGCACTCCCCTTACTGAATTTTTCAGGAAAAGTGCAACTAAAGGTTGTCCGCGTCTCTTGTATGCCGAATTTTCAGAACACTTCCGCTGGGACACCGGGACTCAAACCTGGGAAGAAAGGAGGAACAAGGTTATCGTAATTGGCAGGCTCGTTTTTGTAGCACCAGCCGAAGGTGAGAGATTCTTCCTTAGGCTATTGCTCTTGCACATCCGTGGACCTACGTTATTTGAAGCCTTAAAGACTGTGAGAGGATACACATGTGCAACGTTCCAAGATGCAGCCTTACGACATGGTCTCTTAGAAGAGGAAGGAAGACTGGCGAGTTGTGTATGGCAGAGGCATGTGCAGTACAGATGCCTGCATCACTCAGACGCCTATTCTCGACCCTGCTCATCTTTTCGCATCCAAAGGATCCATGTTTGTTATGGACCAGACATTATGAGTCATTATCAGAAGACTTTAGTCACAAATATCCGAATCAACCACAAAGAGTAA